The Pseudomonas kermanshahensis genome includes a window with the following:
- the mdoH gene encoding glucans biosynthesis glucosyltransferase MdoH codes for MSNSSARPVSLGEYLAHLPLSDEQRAELASCTSFSELHQRLAANPAANAAEAVQASVGPRLTVGSAAELEDAEMLGVDGSGRLCLKIAPPIKRTRVVPEPWRTNVLIRMWRRMTGRTNAPQPEQRELPKARWRTVGSIRRYILLTLMIGQTIVAGWYMKGILPYQGWSFVDLDEVVNQPLWDTVVQVWPYALQTSILILFGILFCWVSAGFWTALMGFLELLTGRDKYRISGSSAGNEPIAPEARTALVMPICNEDVPRVFAGLRATFESVAASGNLDRFDFFVLSDTNDTDIAVAEQQAWLDVCRETKGFGRIFYRRRRRRVKRKSGNLDDFCRRWGGEYKYMVVLDADSVMSGECLSSLVRLMEANPDAGIIQTAPKASGMDTLYARMQQFATRVYGPLFTAGLHFWQLGESHYWGHNAIIRMKPFIEHCALAPLPGKGAFAGAILSHDFVEAALMRRAGWGVWIAYDLPGSYEELPPNLLDELKRDRRWCHGNLMNFRLFLVKGMHPVHRAVFLTGVMSYLSAPLWFFFLVLSTALLATNTLMEPQYFIEPYQLYPLWPQWHPEKAVALFSTTIVLLFLPKLLSIILIWAKGAVEFGGRIKVTLSMLMEMLFSMLLAPVRMIFHTRFVLAAFLGWAATWNSPQRDDDSTPWSEAVRRHGPQTLLGFAWAALVAWLNPSFLWWLAPIVGSLVLSIPVSVISSRTRLGLAAKDEKLFLIPEEYATPQELLATDQYTHENRWHALHDGFVRAVVDPRQNALACAMATARHGQAAPIEALRAERVAKALEVGPQGLDLSTRLALLSDPVALSRLHEQVWAGQNAAWIDVWRASIENDPHSPLLPLHPENEGQPALVGA; via the coding sequence ATGAGTAACTCAAGCGCAAGGCCGGTATCGCTCGGCGAATACCTGGCCCACCTCCCACTGAGCGATGAGCAGCGCGCGGAACTCGCCAGCTGCACCTCGTTCAGTGAGCTGCACCAACGCCTGGCGGCCAACCCGGCCGCCAACGCCGCCGAGGCCGTGCAGGCTTCGGTGGGCCCGCGGTTGACCGTGGGCAGCGCCGCCGAACTCGAAGACGCCGAAATGCTCGGCGTCGACGGCAGCGGCCGGCTGTGCCTGAAAATCGCACCGCCGATCAAGCGCACCCGTGTCGTGCCCGAGCCTTGGCGCACCAACGTGCTGATCCGCATGTGGCGCCGCATGACCGGGCGCACCAACGCGCCGCAGCCAGAGCAGCGTGAGCTGCCCAAGGCCCGCTGGCGCACGGTCGGCTCGATCCGCCGTTATATCCTGCTGACCCTGATGATCGGCCAGACCATCGTTGCCGGCTGGTACATGAAGGGCATCCTGCCGTACCAGGGCTGGTCGTTCGTCGACCTCGACGAGGTGGTCAACCAGCCGCTGTGGGATACCGTCGTGCAGGTCTGGCCGTATGCCTTGCAGACGTCCATCCTGATTCTGTTCGGCATCCTGTTCTGCTGGGTGTCGGCGGGCTTCTGGACCGCGTTGATGGGCTTCCTCGAGCTGCTCACCGGGCGCGACAAATACCGCATTTCCGGCAGCAGTGCCGGCAATGAGCCGATCGCGCCCGAGGCACGCACCGCGCTGGTCATGCCGATTTGCAACGAAGATGTGCCGCGTGTGTTCGCCGGCCTGCGGGCAACGTTCGAGTCGGTGGCCGCCAGCGGCAACCTCGACCGTTTCGACTTCTTCGTGCTCAGCGACACCAACGACACCGACATCGCCGTGGCCGAGCAACAGGCCTGGCTGGACGTGTGCCGCGAGACCAAAGGCTTTGGCCGCATCTTCTACCGCCGCCGTCGGCGCCGGGTGAAGCGCAAGAGCGGCAACCTCGACGACTTCTGCCGTCGCTGGGGTGGCGAGTACAAGTACATGGTCGTGCTCGACGCCGACAGCGTCATGAGCGGCGAGTGCCTGAGCAGCCTGGTGCGCCTGATGGAGGCCAACCCGGACGCCGGCATCATCCAGACCGCGCCCAAGGCGTCGGGCATGGATACCCTGTATGCGCGCATGCAGCAGTTCGCCACCCGCGTGTATGGCCCGCTGTTCACCGCCGGCCTGCACTTCTGGCAGCTGGGCGAGTCGCACTACTGGGGCCACAACGCGATTATCCGCATGAAGCCGTTCATCGAGCACTGCGCCTTGGCGCCGTTGCCGGGTAAGGGTGCGTTCGCCGGTGCGATCCTCTCCCACGACTTCGTCGAAGCCGCGCTGATGCGCCGTGCCGGCTGGGGCGTGTGGATTGCCTACGACCTGCCGGGCAGTTACGAAGAGCTGCCGCCGAACCTGCTCGACGAGCTCAAGCGCGACCGCCGCTGGTGCCACGGCAACCTGATGAACTTCCGCCTGTTCCTGGTCAAGGGTATGCACCCGGTGCACCGTGCGGTGTTCCTCACCGGCGTGATGTCGTACCTGTCGGCGCCGTTGTGGTTCTTCTTCCTGGTGCTGTCGACGGCGCTGCTGGCGACCAACACCTTGATGGAGCCGCAGTACTTCATCGAGCCGTACCAGCTTTACCCGCTGTGGCCACAATGGCACCCGGAGAAGGCCGTCGCGCTGTTCTCCACCACCATCGTGCTGCTGTTCCTGCCCAAGCTGCTCAGCATCATCCTGATTTGGGCCAAGGGTGCGGTCGAGTTTGGCGGGCGCATCAAGGTCACCCTGTCGATGCTGATGGAGATGCTGTTCTCCATGCTGCTGGCGCCGGTGCGCATGATCTTCCACACCCGCTTCGTGCTGGCCGCGTTCCTCGGCTGGGCCGCGACCTGGAACTCGCCGCAGCGTGACGACGACTCCACGCCGTGGAGCGAAGCCGTGCGCCGCCATGGCCCACAAACCCTGCTGGGCTTTGCCTGGGCAGCGCTGGTGGCCTGGCTGAACCCGAGCTTCCTGTGGTGGCTGGCGCCGATCGTGGGTTCGCTGGTGCTGTCGATCCCGGTGTCGGTGATTTCCAGCCGTACCCGCCTGGGCCTGGCGGCCAAGGACGAGAAGCTGTTCCTGATCCCTGAGGAATACGCCACGCCGCAAGAGCTGCTGGCAACCGACCAATACACCCACGAGAACCGCTGGCATGCCCTGCATGACGGCTTCGTGCGGGCAGTGGTCGACCCACGGCAGAACGCCCTGGCCTGCGCCATGGCGACGGCTCGCCATGGCCAGGCAGCGCCGATCGAAGCGCTGCGCGCCGAGCGTGTGGCCAAGGCGCTGGAAGTGGGGCCGCAAGGGCTCGACCTCAGCACCCGCCTGGCCTTGCTCAGCGACCCGGTTGCCTTGTCGCGCCTGCATGAGCAGGTCTGGGCCGGGCAGAACGCGGCGTGGATCGATGTGTGGCGTGCGTCGATCGAAAACGACCCGCACTCGCCGTTGTTGCCGTTGCATCCAGAGAATGAAGGCCAACCGGCACTCGTCGGCGCCTGA
- a CDS encoding glucan biosynthesis protein G, protein MIVSPHKASRIPGIRLRKALMASVALVGLMNAGQLWAFNLDDVAAKAKDLAGQKYEAPKSNLPAVFRDMKFADYQKIHFLQEKAEWAKDKTPFKLSFYHQGMHFDTPVKINEVTATKVEEIKYDPSRFEFGDVPHDPETTKNLGYAGFRVLYPINKADKQDEIMTLLGASYFRVVGKGHVYGLSARGLAIDTALPSGEEFPRFTEFWVEKPKATDKHLVIYALLDSPRSTGAYKLTLRPGSDTVVDVKSRVYLRDHVSRLGIAPLTSMYLFGPNQPSRVMNYRPALHDSEGLSIHAGNGEWLWRPLNNPKHLAVSNFSVENPRGFGLMQRHRDFKDYEDLDDNYQKRPSAWIEPKGDWGKGTVDLVEIPTADETNDNIVAFWSPETLPEPGKPFEYDYRLHWTIQEAQFQAQDLASVTQTMRSTGDVKQSNLIRQPDGSVAFIVDFAGANLAALPEDAAVRSQVSVGDNAEVVENNLRYNPESKGWRLTLRLKVKEANKSTEMRAALVRDVPVEPAKPAAKDAKQDKAAAKHAKAEKDAKAEQPAADAASTNGTPATTEKVLTETWTYQLPADE, encoded by the coding sequence GTGATTGTTAGTCCCCATAAAGCATCAAGAATCCCCGGCATTCGGCTACGTAAGGCCCTGATGGCCAGTGTGGCACTGGTCGGCCTGATGAACGCGGGCCAGCTGTGGGCATTCAATCTTGACGATGTTGCAGCCAAGGCAAAGGATCTGGCCGGCCAGAAGTACGAAGCACCGAAGAGCAATCTGCCTGCGGTGTTCCGCGACATGAAGTTCGCCGACTACCAGAAGATTCACTTCCTGCAGGAAAAGGCCGAGTGGGCCAAGGACAAGACCCCCTTCAAGCTGTCGTTCTACCACCAGGGCATGCACTTCGACACCCCGGTGAAAATCAACGAAGTCACCGCCACCAAGGTCGAAGAAATCAAGTACGACCCGAGCCGCTTCGAGTTCGGTGACGTGCCGCACGACCCGGAAACCACCAAGAATCTGGGCTATGCCGGTTTCCGCGTGCTTTACCCGATCAACAAGGCCGACAAGCAGGACGAGATCATGACCCTGCTTGGCGCCAGCTATTTCCGCGTGGTCGGCAAGGGCCATGTGTACGGCCTGTCGGCTCGTGGCCTGGCCATCGACACCGCGCTGCCGTCGGGCGAGGAGTTCCCGCGGTTCACCGAGTTCTGGGTCGAGAAGCCGAAGGCTACCGACAAGCACCTGGTGATCTACGCCCTGCTGGACTCGCCGCGCTCCACCGGTGCCTACAAGCTGACCCTGCGTCCGGGCAGCGACACCGTGGTCGACGTCAAGTCGCGGGTCTACTTGCGTGACCACGTCAGCCGCCTGGGCATCGCGCCACTCACCAGCATGTACCTGTTCGGCCCTAACCAGCCTTCCCGGGTCATGAACTACCGCCCGGCCTTGCACGACTCCGAAGGCCTGTCGATCCATGCCGGCAACGGCGAGTGGCTGTGGCGCCCGCTGAACAACCCGAAACACCTGGCCGTGAGCAACTTCAGCGTCGAGAACCCGCGTGGTTTCGGCCTGATGCAGCGTCATCGCGACTTCAAGGACTACGAAGACCTCGATGACAACTACCAGAAGCGCCCAAGCGCCTGGATCGAGCCAAAAGGTGACTGGGGCAAGGGCACCGTCGACCTGGTCGAGATCCCGACTGCCGACGAAACCAACGACAACATCGTGGCCTTCTGGAGCCCAGAGACCCTGCCGGAGCCAGGCAAGCCGTTCGAGTACGACTACCGCCTGCACTGGACCATCCAGGAAGCCCAGTTCCAGGCCCAGGACCTGGCCTCGGTCACTCAGACAATGCGTTCCACGGGCGACGTCAAACAGTCCAACCTGATCCGTCAGCCTGACGGCAGCGTGGCGTTCATCGTCGACTTCGCCGGTGCCAACCTGGCTGCTCTGCCGGAAGACGCCGCGGTACGTAGCCAGGTCAGCGTTGGCGATAACGCCGAGGTGGTCGAGAACAACCTGCGCTATAACCCAGAAAGCAAAGGCTGGCGCCTGACCCTGCGGTTGAAGGTCAAGGAAGCCAACAAATCGACGGAAATGCGCGCTGCGCTGGTGCGCGACGTGCCTGTCGAGCCTGCCAAGCCTGCTGCCAAGGACGCCAAGCAGGACAAGGCCGCTGCCAAGCATGCCAAGGCCGAGAAAGACGCCAAGGCCGAACAACCTGCCGCCGATGCGGCGTCCACCAACGGTACCCCGGCCACCACCGAAAAAGTGCTGACCGAGACCTGGACCTATCAGTTGCCTGCCGATGAGTAA
- the dtd gene encoding D-aminoacyl-tRNA deacylase, with translation MKGLLQRVRGARVEVAGEIVGAVDQGLLVLVAVEPEDTREHADKLLHKLLNYRVFSDEQGKMNLSLKDVGGGLLLVSQFTLAADTRSGMRPGFSTAAPPALGAELFDYLLAQAKGQHAEVASGRFGADMQVHLVNDGPVTFMLQI, from the coding sequence ATGAAGGGGCTCTTGCAACGCGTGCGTGGCGCGCGGGTAGAGGTGGCCGGCGAGATCGTCGGCGCCGTCGACCAGGGCCTGCTGGTGCTGGTGGCCGTCGAACCTGAAGATACCCGGGAACATGCCGATAAGCTGTTGCACAAGCTGCTTAACTATCGCGTGTTCAGCGACGAACAGGGCAAGATGAACCTGTCGCTCAAGGATGTTGGGGGCGGTTTGCTGCTGGTGTCGCAATTCACCTTGGCGGCGGACACGCGCAGCGGCATGCGGCCGGGCTTCTCGACGGCGGCACCGCCTGCCCTCGGTGCCGAGTTGTTCGACTATCTTTTAGCGCAAGCGAAGGGCCAGCACGCCGAGGTGGCGAGTGGGCGCTTCGGTGCGGACATGCAGGTGCACCTGGTCAATGATGGCCCCGTAACATTTATGTTACAAATATGA
- the pip gene encoding prolyl aminopeptidase codes for MQTLYPQIKPYARHDLAVEAPHVLYVDESGSPEGLPVVFIHGGPGAGCDAQSRCYFDPNLYRIITFDQRGCGRSTPHASLENNTTWHLVEDLERIRKHLGIDKWVLFGGSWGSTLALAYAQTHPERVHGLILRGIFLCRPQEIEWFYQEGASRLFPDYWQDYIAPIPPEERGDLVKAFHKRLTGNDQIAQMHAAKAWSTWEGRTATLRPNPLVVDRFSEPQRALSIARIECHYFMNNAFLKPDQLIRDMPKIAHLPAVIVHGRYDVICPLDNAWALHQAWPNSELKVIRDAGHAASEPGITDALVRAADQMARRLLDLPLEEA; via the coding sequence ATGCAGACCCTCTACCCGCAGATCAAACCCTACGCCCGGCACGATCTGGCCGTGGAAGCGCCGCATGTGCTGTATGTCGACGAAAGTGGCTCGCCGGAAGGTTTACCCGTGGTATTCATCCACGGTGGCCCGGGCGCCGGTTGCGACGCGCAGAGCCGTTGTTACTTCGACCCCAACCTGTACCGCATCATCACCTTCGACCAGCGCGGCTGTGGCCGCTCCACGCCCCACGCGAGCCTGGAGAACAACACCACCTGGCACCTGGTCGAAGACCTGGAACGCATTCGCAAGCACCTGGGCATCGACAAGTGGGTGCTGTTTGGCGGCTCGTGGGGCTCGACCCTGGCCCTGGCCTACGCCCAGACCCACCCCGAGCGGGTGCACGGCCTGATTCTGCGCGGCATCTTCCTGTGCCGCCCGCAGGAAATCGAATGGTTCTACCAGGAAGGCGCCAGCCGCCTGTTCCCCGACTACTGGCAGGACTACATTGCGCCGATCCCGCCAGAAGAGCGCGGCGACCTGGTCAAGGCCTTCCACAAGCGCCTGACCGGCAACGACCAGATCGCCCAGATGCACGCCGCCAAGGCCTGGTCCACCTGGGAAGGCCGTACGGCCACGCTGCGCCCCAACCCGTTGGTGGTCGACCGCTTCTCCGAGCCGCAGCGGGCGCTGTCGATTGCCCGCATCGAATGCCACTATTTCATGAACAATGCGTTCCTCAAGCCGGACCAGCTGATCCGCGACATGCCCAAGATCGCCCACCTGCCGGCGGTGATCGTGCATGGCCGCTACGACGTGATCTGCCCGCTGGACAACGCCTGGGCCCTGCACCAGGCCTGGCCCAACAGTGAGCTGAAAGTCATTCGCGATGCTGGCCATGCGGCCTCAGAGCCCGGCATCACCGATGCCCTGGTGCGCGCCGCCGACCAGATGGCCCGGCGCTTGCTCGACCTGCCCCTGGAAGAAGCATGA